The DNA window CCGCCGACCGCGAGGAGGACGAACGTCGCGAGCGCGGCGACGGCCGCCCCGGCGAGCGCGTCCCAGACGACCGCCGTCACGGAGAGCCCGCGCGGCGCGTCCGTCGCGCGCCCCACGATCCTGACGCCCGTCTCGTGGTCGACGATCCGGACGTGTTCGGGATAGCGCAGCACCGCGACCGTCATCCAGACGTCCGCGACCGCGCCCGCCGCGTTCAGCGTCAGCGGGATCGCGAGCCACCCCCAGCCGAAGGCGAGCATCGCCGGCACGCCGACCGCGGTCATGGTGACGAGCGGGGTGAGGAGGACGACGACGAACTCGTTGCGGGAGAACTCGTGGTCGGTCGTCGCGTACGCGTACGGTAGGATGAAGTGGGCGACCCCGACCCCGTACCGTGGCTCGCCGCCGTAGTACCGGATCGCGAGCCCGTGGAGCCACTCGTGGGGAACGAGGAAGAACGTCCCGAGGAACACGACGATCAACACGTCGATCGGGGCCGCGATCCAGCCGAGCGCCTCGGGAGCGAACCGGAACGACACCCCGCTCCCCGTGACGAACCGGAAGACGCCCGCGAAGAACGTCCACCCGACGATCATCCCGAGCGTTCCGATCGCCGTCATCTGGATCGTCAGCCCGCGAGTGAGTTCGAGCTCTCCGAGGACCTGCTCGGGATCGGCGTCGGTCATGTCGTCCCCGACGTGTCGAGGGGATAAGAACTCCGTCGCTTCTCAGAACACGACCGACAGCCCGAGCGCCTCGACCAGCGAGACGCCCGCGAGGAGCGACCCGACCAGATACCCGCCGATCGCCCCGCCGTTGAGCAGGGGTAAGCCGGCGTGCGGGCGGCCCTTCATCACCCAGCGCAACAGGACGAGCAGGCCGACGAGCGTGCCGCCCATCGCGAACAGCGCCGGGAGGTTGAGTCCGATGAGCGGGACCGAGAGCGCCGCGGCCGGCGAGAAGGTGGCGGCGCTGGCGACCATCACCGCCGGGATCACGGCGTCCCCGAGCCCGATGAAGAAGGCGTCGCGGTCCTCGATGTCGGGAACGTCGTCGGCGACGTCGCGGTCGCCGTCGGCCGCAGTGGGCTCTTCGTCGATCTCGGCGTCGTCGGTCTCGGCGTCGTCGGTCTCGGCATCGTCGATCGCGGCATCGACCCCCTCGTCGTCGACCTCGTCGCCGTCGCCGGGATCGTCGTCGAGAAGCGAGTAGGAGAGCGAGAGGGGGATCACGAGGACGACGGGGATGTTGAGGTCCATCACGCCCTCCGCGAGCGAGAGCATGTGTTCGGTGCCGTACACCGATATCGCGTCGTAGACGGCGAGGAAGCCGAGGAGAACGAGCGCCGGCAAGATCCCGAAGGAGATCCCGAACAGCCCGGCGGCCCCCGCGCCCATCAACACCCCGGCGGCGTCGACGACGTACCACTCGGGGTGGACGAGCAGGCCGACCGCGACCGCGACCGCGGGGACCGCGGCGAGAAGCGGCGGGGCGAACGCCGAGAAGACGTACCACGAGAGCCAGGCGGAGACGCCGACGATGAGCAGCCGGATCGCCCAGTCGAACTCGTAGCGGAACGCCGCGAGCATCAGTCCCGTCATGACGACGATGGCGACGATGTACACCAGGCTGTTCGTCGGGTCCTGCGGGTCCTCGACGGGCTGGTAGCCGCTCTCGACGAACTCGGGGACCAGCGCCAGCGCGCCCAGCTGGACGACGAGGAAGAGGCCGACCGCGAAGGCGACGCCGCGGTACTCGCGGGGGAACATTCGAGCGTACGTACACCGCAGGGACGTATCGTCCTTGCGCTTCGACGACGGGGTCGCGACTCGGCGGGTGGCGTCGGTTCGGGAAAGATCGTGTTCCACGTCCTCGAACGGGTCCGGGTGGTGGTGGGAGCGGGTGGCCCGAACCCACGCCGACGGACGACGGACGGTGGAAGCGAGTGGTCGGCCGACCATGCCCGAAACGGGTGGTCGGCCGGGTTCGTCCGCGGCGTTCGAAGGCAGGCCCAAGCGGGTCAAGAAGGTGTCGTCCGAATTATCCGCGTTGATACTTCGAGGGGATCCGAGGCGGCGGGAGCGACGTCGACGGGAGAGCCGACGGCTCCCGGGTGGCGGCGAAAGGCGAAGGGTGGACGAGAGGCGGGCGGACGGGAGACGGCACCGAACAGCGGACCCCCAGGCTGTGTCGGGCCGTCGCCCGAGGTGGGACGGGCGCGGGTCGTTGTCGCCGAACTTCGACGAGAAAAGCGTCGAACTTCGGCAGCCTTCCGTACGGTGCGCTCGCGTATAAAACCACGGAGATCGATCCGAGACGGGTCCCCGCCGACCCGGGTCCTCGCGCGCCGGATCCCCGTCGACTCGTGCGGTTCAGGCGTCGAGCGCCAACGACCGACGGAGCGCCTCCTCCAGGTTGTCGAGCTCCTCGTCGAAGTTGCGCTTGAAGAAGGACTCGACGCCGGGGAGCTTCCCCTCGACGACGAACTCGTTGGCGAGCCGACAGCCGCCGTCGGTCTCCGTGATGACGTGCTCGCCGGTCACTCGGAACGCGCTCGACTTCCCGACGAACTTCACCCGGTTCGGCGGGTTGCGTTCGACCTCCTCGGTGTCGACCGTGATCGTCGACCGGATCATCGGGATCGGGAGCCCGACGTGCCACGTCGCCCTTCCGTCGCCGTGGACCTCGAAGGTGTCGACCACGCTGATCGCTCCTGCGCGCTTCTCCGCGTCCGAGATGAACGCCCACACCTCCTCGGCGGGCGCGTCGAACTCGAACGTCCGGGAGACTCGGACGGTCATGCGTCCGGCTACGAACGGGGGGAGAATAAAAGGGAGGAGTCGCGGATCCGGGTCCGTCTCACCCCTGGCTCACGCGCCACGTCGTCGAGCGGGCGCGGCCCCACTTCTCGATCTCGACGTCGTCGGCCTTCTCGGCGAGCCGGGGGAGCCTAGAGCCGACCTGTTTGGCGGTGAGACCGATCGCGTCGGCGATCGTCTTCGAGCGGACGTATCGCTCGCCGCGGGTGACGCTGTCCGTGAGGTACGCGAGGATCCGCCGCTCCTCCTCGGTGTACTCGGTCATCGGTGGAGGTTGGTGTCTGACGCGCTTAACGGTTTCTCGTCCGGGAGTCTCACTCGAACGCCTGGACGGCGACGACCGCCAACAGCGCGAAGACGAACGCGGCCGCGAACCCCCATGCCTTGCCGTACTGTGTCGGGTGGCCGTACATCACGACCGCGCCGACGACCGCGACGGCCGACAGCGCGAGCGTCACGCCGATCCCCTTGTCGGACGCGATGGATCCCTCGGTCATACGAGTCGCTTCGCGGGTGGACACTTAGTTCATGCGAACCTGGCGATCCGCGGGACGGGCCGAACCCTCCGGATCCTGAGGGAGCCGTCCCGCCGCTCAGACGATGTCGACGTGGTCGGACGCCTCGTTGAGCGCGAGGTTCGCGGCGATCTCGGCGTTCCGCATGGCGTACTCGGCGGTGTGTTGGAGGCTGACGAGCACCTCGCGGGTCATCAACAACACCTCGTTGTCGAGGTCGTCGGGGAGCTCGGCGAGGATCTCCTGTTCGCGGTCCTCGATCCGGGCGAAGAGGTCGCGACACTCGACGGTGAGGTCGTAGTCGCGCTCGACGACCGCCCGGACCGCCAGCGCGGTCAGCTCGTCGACCTGGTCCGTGAACTCGCGGATCTGCCGCATCGTGGCCTTGTCGACGTCGAGGGTGTGGCCGTCCGCCTCCATCACGATGTCGGCGATGTCCTCGGCGTTGTCGGCGGTGAGCTCGAGGTTCTTCGCGACGGAGCGGTAGCCGATGAGCGGGAACCCCTCCTCGAGCCCGACCGCGCGCGCGAGGTTCGGGTTTTGGTAGGCGGTGAAGATCAGCCGCAACAGGAGCACGAAGATCTTGTTCGCCTGCCGCTCGCGGTTGAGCGCGCGCTGGGCGAGGTCGGCGTTGCCGTGCGCGAGCGCCTTGACCGCCTCGCCGCGCATCGTCGAGCCGGTGTTCTCCAGCCGCTCGAGCAGGTTGTCGAGCGTGAAGTCCTCGGGGTCGACGGAACACCGGATCGAGATGTCCTCCGGCGTCTCCTCGATGACTCCGAGCCCCATGAGCTGCGTCTCCGCTTTGTACACCGCGTTGATGTGCTCGCTGTCGAGGGTCCCCTCGCTGCGGACGTGGATCACCCGCCGACCGAGCACGTACTGGGCGACGACCGCCCGCTCGAGCGCCTGCGCGTCGAGCCCGTCCGCGTTGATCACCGCCTCCGACTCCTCCGAGCTCACCGACTCGGGCAACACCGTGAGCGTGCCCTTCCCGCCCATCCGCAGGGAGACCTCGTCGCCCTTGTTCACGCCGTGTTCCTGTGCCCACTCGGCGGGGAGCGTCATCGCCAGCGTCGACGGCCCCAGCCGCTGGACCTTCCGCGTTTCCATATCCCTCGGTATCGTGGGAGATACCTTAACCTTGTTCCTATGTTCATTATACGCTCGATCAAATATACAAGGTGATCGAACGTCGAGTTGTGAGTCCGCGAGCGACCCGCCGAGCGCGATCCGGGGAGTTCTCGGGAGCGATCCGCGGGCTTATACCGATCTGCGTCGACGGGAGGGTATGACCGATCGGGTGCTCGTCGTCGACGACTCCGCGTTCCAGCGGACCGTGGTTCGGGACGCGCTGGAGGGCCCCTTCGAGGTCGTCGCCGAGGCGGAGAACGGTGCGGAGGCCGTGGAGCTGTTCGAGGCACACGAGCCGGACGCCGTGTCGATGGACGTCGTGATGCCGGAGCTGACGGGGATCGAGGCGACCCGAGAGATAACGGGCCGATGGCCGGAGGCCGTGGTCGTGATGTGTACGAGCGTCGACCAGGAGGAGAAGCTGATGGAGGCGGTGAAGGCGGGCGCGGACGGCTACGTGACGAAGCCGGTGGACCCCGACGAGTTGGTCGCGGAGCTACGGAACAACGTCCGGTGACCGGGCACGTCGACCGGCCCGGAAAGGGAGAGAGCTAGCCGAGATCGGCCGAAGCCCGACCGATTCGGGGGAGGGACCGGTCGACTGAGCGCGCGACGCCACGGAGGAGGTCGCCGCGACCTCACCGCGACCCGCGCTGAACCGCCATTCCGGCGAGCGAGAGCAGCGCGACGAGCGCGGCGACCGGGCCGAATCCGGGCACGCCGTCGTCGGTGGGTCCGCCGGTTCCGGCGTCGTCGCCGTTCGTCTCGCCGTCCCCCGCACCGTCGGTTTCGCCGTCGGCGTCGTCCGAGCCGTCGGCCGCGGCGTCGCGGTCGACGGCCACCGTCGTCGAGGCCTCGTCGACCGGGCCGACGACGCTCACGGTCGCGACGTCGGCGTCGCCCGACGCCGGAACGTCGACCTCGCGCTCGATGGTCGTCTCGCCGCCGGCGTCGAGGCGGACCGGCTCCGTCCCGACCGGCTCGCCGTCGACCCGGAACTCGAGGTCCGACCCCGCGGGGATCGACGCGTCGTTGGCGACGGTCGCGGTCACGGTCACCGACCCGCCGACCGTCACGCGGTCGGCGTCGACGGTGACCTCGCGGACGAGCGGGTCGGCGGGTTCGGAGACGGCGACGGTGAGCGTCTCGCTGCCGACCCGGACCGCGTACTCGCCGGGCTCGGCGAACTCGCGGTCGAACCGCTCCGTCGTCGCCTCGTCGGCGTCGAGGGTTCCGTTTCGGCGCTCGACCGTCTCGCCGTCGACCGACAGCGACAGGTCGTAGCTCCCCTCCACGCCGCCGGTGTTGGAGACGTCGACCGCGAGCGCGAGGGACTCCCCGGTGACGAGCCGAACCGGGTCGCGGTCGACGGTTCGGTTCCGGTACTCGCCGCTCGCGCGGACGCCGTCGTCGGCGATCGCGTACCCGATCCGCGCGGGGGTCCCGCCGAACGCCTCGGCGTGGGCGTCGCGGTCCCACGTCTCCGGGACCGCGCTCGTCGTGACCCAGCCCTCGGCCGCCTCGCGGACCGCGGCCGCCGCCTCGTCGTCGCCGCTCTCCCCGGCGGCCGCCTCGACCGCGTCGAGGAACGCGCGGTTCGTGACCGGGCCCGAGTCGTCGTTGAGGTCGCGGAAGACGGTCGCGAGCGACGCCCGCCCGTCGCTGGCCAGCCGGATCCGACGGTCGATCTCGCCGGCGACGAGCGACCCCTTGGTGTAGTCGGCGTTCCGTCGCCACGTCGCCGGATCCGCGAGGACCGACGAGGCGGCGGGGTCGCGCTCGCCGCGAGCCAGCGTCCGCTGGAAGTCGTCGAAGTCGGTCGCGCCGCGCTCGAGCGCGAACAGCGCGGCGTAGTAGGTCGCGCTCGCCTCGGTGAACCACTCCGCGCTCGCCTCCGGGTCGTACGCCTGCCGCGTGTGGACGTACTCGTGGGTCCACACGTCGTCGGCGGTCCCGGCCGGCTCCTCGTCGCGGACCCACAGGTCGGCGTCGCCGGTCTGGAGCCCCCGAACCGCCCAGGTCACCTCGCCGGTGGGGGCCGCGATCGCGACCACCTCGTCGTCGACGCCGCCCACGCGGAGGGCGTCGCTCGCTCCCTCGAACGCGCCGAAGACCTCCTCGGGCGTCGCCTCCATCGCCGCCGCCTCGGGCACGATCAGCCGGTATCGCTGGTCGTCGCCCTCGTGGACGCGTTCCTCGTACGGTCCGAGAAACGCCATCGCCTGGGAGGCGACGCCCTCGCCGTCGACGACGTTCTCCCGGGCGAATCGGAGCTGCGTCTGGCCCGTCTGTGACCACGCGATCCGGTGCCGCGGCGTCCGCACGAGCGCCCACTCCCCGGTATCGACGAAGCGGTAGGTGCCGCCCGTGGCCAGCGGTCCCGACTCCTCGACCGAGACGTTCGCGTCCATCGCGTACGTCAGCGACGGGCGCTCGGTCTCGCCGTCCCACTCCCAGGTCTCCCCGTCCGCGCCGTCGACGGGCTCGAACCCGTCCGCCTCGACCGCGTCGTCGTTCGCGGTCAGGAGGGTGATCTCGAGGCCGGTGACGCGGTCCGGGAGGTGCGCCGTCGCGGTGACGGCGACGGTCCCGGTCTCGTCGGTCGCGGAGAGCTCGCTCCGGACGCCGATGGTGTCCTCGTCGCCCACGTCGGCGTGACCGTCCGACCCGCCGAGCGATCCCGTCGGGCCGTCCGAAGCCGCGTCGTCCGCGAACGCGAACGTTCCGGTCGGCTCGGCGGGAGCCCCCGCGTCGGTCGATCCGACGGCACCCGGACCGACGCCCGCGGCGGCGGCGGGCCCACAGAGGAGAAGCGAGACGGCCAACAAGGCGACGACGACGGCGCGAACGCCGGGAGACGACCCCAACCGATGCATGGCCGATAACCGTCCGTCCGCGGTTTAGTGTTATCCCTCGGGGTCGAACTCCCGTGGGTCGCGCACGGGTCGGGAAAGGGGGGAGGGAGCGTGTGACGAGTCCCTCCGGGGCGACGTACGCGTGCGAGTACCATAGTTATTGGCACCATTTTCCGGATCTCTCTCCGACTCACCGGTGGAGAGATCGGATCCGCGCTCTCAGACGGCGTGAACGCGGACGGTCCAGAAGTCGCGGAACGCGTCCTCGAGGGCGTCCTCGGGGCGGCCGGTCGCGTCGGTC is part of the Halorubrum aethiopicum genome and encodes:
- a CDS encoding response regulator produces the protein MTDRVLVVDDSAFQRTVVRDALEGPFEVVAEAENGAEAVELFEAHEPDAVSMDVVMPELTGIEATREITGRWPEAVVVMCTSVDQEEKLMEAVKAGADGYVTKPVDPDELVAELRNNVR
- a CDS encoding PGF-CTERM sorting domain-containing protein, giving the protein MHRLGSSPGVRAVVVALLAVSLLLCGPAAAAGVGPGAVGSTDAGAPAEPTGTFAFADDAASDGPTGSLGGSDGHADVGDEDTIGVRSELSATDETGTVAVTATAHLPDRVTGLEITLLTANDDAVEADGFEPVDGADGETWEWDGETERPSLTYAMDANVSVEESGPLATGGTYRFVDTGEWALVRTPRHRIAWSQTGQTQLRFARENVVDGEGVASQAMAFLGPYEERVHEGDDQRYRLIVPEAAAMEATPEEVFGAFEGASDALRVGGVDDEVVAIAAPTGEVTWAVRGLQTGDADLWVRDEEPAGTADDVWTHEYVHTRQAYDPEASAEWFTEASATYYAALFALERGATDFDDFQRTLARGERDPAASSVLADPATWRRNADYTKGSLVAGEIDRRIRLASDGRASLATVFRDLNDDSGPVTNRAFLDAVEAAAGESGDDEAAAAVREAAEGWVTTSAVPETWDRDAHAEAFGGTPARIGYAIADDGVRASGEYRNRTVDRDPVRLVTGESLALAVDVSNTGGVEGSYDLSLSVDGETVERRNGTLDADEATTERFDREFAEPGEYAVRVGSETLTVAVSEPADPLVREVTVDADRVTVGGSVTVTATVANDASIPAGSDLEFRVDGEPVGTEPVRLDAGGETTIEREVDVPASGDADVATVSVVGPVDEASTTVAVDRDAAADGSDDADGETDGAGDGETNGDDAGTGGPTDDGVPGFGPVAALVALLSLAGMAVQRGSR
- a CDS encoding presenilin family intramembrane aspartyl protease PSH; the encoded protein is MFPREYRGVAFAVGLFLVVQLGALALVPEFVESGYQPVEDPQDPTNSLVYIVAIVVMTGLMLAAFRYEFDWAIRLLIVGVSAWLSWYVFSAFAPPLLAAVPAVAVAVGLLVHPEWYVVDAAGVLMGAGAAGLFGISFGILPALVLLGFLAVYDAISVYGTEHMLSLAEGVMDLNIPVVLVIPLSLSYSLLDDDPGDGDEVDDEGVDAAIDDAETDDAETDDAEIDEEPTAADGDRDVADDVPDIEDRDAFFIGLGDAVIPAVMVASAATFSPAAALSVPLIGLNLPALFAMGGTLVGLLVLLRWVMKGRPHAGLPLLNGGAIGGYLVGSLLAGVSLVEALGLSVVF
- a CDS encoding DUF3267 domain-containing protein, with translation MTDADPEQVLGELELTRGLTIQMTAIGTLGMIVGWTFFAGVFRFVTGSGVSFRFAPEALGWIAAPIDVLIVVFLGTFFLVPHEWLHGLAIRYYGGEPRYGVGVAHFILPYAYATTDHEFSRNEFVVVLLTPLVTMTAVGVPAMLAFGWGWLAIPLTLNAAGAVADVWMTVAVLRYPEHVRIVDHETGVRIVGRATDAPRGLSVTAVVWDALAGAAVAALATFVLLAVGGPVLLTALGVESLTVGTPGRLTYLFSFLNTPEEVAIGVGPGVFAVGGVIGLTYALARTYRRRRDPPDDGESFE
- a CDS encoding DUF7123 family protein yields the protein MTEYTEEERRILAYLTDSVTRGERYVRSKTIADAIGLTAKQVGSRLPRLAEKADDVEIEKWGRARSTTWRVSQG
- a CDS encoding phosphate signaling complex PhoU family protein, translating into METRKVQRLGPSTLAMTLPAEWAQEHGVNKGDEVSLRMGGKGTLTVLPESVSSEESEAVINADGLDAQALERAVVAQYVLGRRVIHVRSEGTLDSEHINAVYKAETQLMGLGVIEETPEDISIRCSVDPEDFTLDNLLERLENTGSTMRGEAVKALAHGNADLAQRALNRERQANKIFVLLLRLIFTAYQNPNLARAVGLEEGFPLIGYRSVAKNLELTADNAEDIADIVMEADGHTLDVDKATMRQIREFTDQVDELTALAVRAVVERDYDLTVECRDLFARIEDREQEILAELPDDLDNEVLLMTREVLVSLQHTAEYAMRNAEIAANLALNEASDHVDIV
- a CDS encoding DUF7525 family protein — translated: MTEGSIASDKGIGVTLALSAVAVVGAVVMYGHPTQYGKAWGFAAAFVFALLAVVAVQAFE
- a CDS encoding CoxG family protein, which codes for MTVRVSRTFEFDAPAEEVWAFISDAEKRAGAISVVDTFEVHGDGRATWHVGLPIPMIRSTITVDTEEVERNPPNRVKFVGKSSAFRVTGEHVITETDGGCRLANEFVVEGKLPGVESFFKRNFDEELDNLEEALRRSLALDA